The Algoriphagus sanaruensis genome window below encodes:
- a CDS encoding energy transducer TonB has protein sequence MQTWKADEIEKESKKKSAIITVVVNLLLLLAFYFIVVWKPQIPPLPTYGLELNLGFTDMGSGNRNSPNAPSETPSQSVEQAAPGEVAATVTQPATPAPAPKTETAKQKTSSKPAANQAVTTKPSPIKGEQKAAVETKKPEPTKTEPAKTVTTPAKSEAEATTQKAPEQPKIDQRAIFGAGGTSGKSSTPASGGAQGSSTSKGDEGRPTGTVDGRAIMGEGSGKGTNSGAGYSLDLAGWDFASRPTINDRVSTRNGRIVFKITVDDSGRVVQAVPLEYNVSNDVLAYYRQVVNQINFKKSGGAAADFSTGKITFVIKVD, from the coding sequence ATGCAAACTTGGAAGGCTGACGAAATCGAAAAAGAAAGTAAAAAGAAGTCTGCTATCATCACGGTAGTGGTCAATTTACTTTTGTTGTTGGCTTTTTACTTTATCGTGGTTTGGAAACCTCAAATTCCACCTTTGCCCACTTATGGTTTGGAACTCAATCTGGGTTTTACGGATATGGGTTCTGGCAATCGAAATAGTCCAAATGCGCCTTCCGAAACACCCTCACAATCTGTTGAACAGGCCGCACCAGGAGAAGTAGCAGCTACCGTAACTCAACCAGCTACTCCTGCACCAGCTCCCAAAACTGAAACTGCAAAACAAAAGACAAGCTCAAAACCTGCCGCAAATCAAGCGGTAACTACGAAGCCATCTCCAATTAAAGGCGAACAAAAAGCCGCAGTAGAAACCAAAAAACCGGAGCCGACTAAAACGGAACCTGCGAAAACTGTCACCACACCTGCCAAGTCTGAAGCAGAAGCAACCACCCAAAAAGCACCTGAACAGCCCAAAATTGACCAAAGAGCCATCTTTGGAGCAGGAGGAACTTCAGGAAAAAGCTCAACCCCTGCTTCGGGTGGTGCCCAAGGATCCTCCACTTCCAAAGGTGATGAAGGACGTCCAACTGGTACCGTAGATGGCCGGGCAATCATGGGTGAGGGAAGTGGAAAAGGAACTAATTCAGGTGCTGGATATAGCCTTGACTTGGCAGGATGGGATTTTGCATCTAGGCCAACTATCAATGACCGAGTTTCGACTAGAAACGGTCGAATTGTTTTCAAGATTACGGTAGATGACTCTGGACGCGTGGTGCAAGCAGTACCCTTAGAATATAATGTTTCAAATGATGTCTTGGCCTATTATCGCCAAGTAGTAAATCAAATTAATTTTAAAAAATCAGGTGGAGCTGCTGCGGATTTTTCAACTGGGAAAATCACCTTTGTGATCAAGGTTGATTAG
- a CDS encoding ExbD/TolR family protein has translation MGLQSKNKIDASFSMSSMTDIIFLLLIFFMLTSSFITPSGLPVNLPSSEASDIVMQEVTVSVTKDLRYSVNDKIVSRDEIKGELATLLEGKKGQVVLHIDKEVPVEYLVEIGGIAAGLEANVSIATKPY, from the coding sequence ATGGGACTTCAATCGAAAAATAAAATTGATGCAAGTTTCAGCATGTCTTCCATGACTGATATTATATTCTTGCTATTGATCTTTTTCATGCTGACTTCCTCTTTTATTACTCCATCGGGATTGCCGGTGAATTTACCATCAAGTGAAGCATCTGATATTGTGATGCAGGAAGTGACGGTTTCCGTGACGAAAGACCTTCGCTATTCTGTGAATGATAAAATTGTAAGTAGAGACGAGATCAAGGGTGAATTAGCCACTTTGCTCGAAGGAAAAAAGGGGCAAGTTGTATTGCATATTGACAAAGAAGTTCCGGTTGAATACCTCGTGGAAATTGGAGGAATTGCTGCTGGATTGGAAGCAAATGTTTCTATTGCCACAAAACCTTACTAG